The Mangifera indica cultivar Alphonso chromosome 8, CATAS_Mindica_2.1, whole genome shotgun sequence genome has a window encoding:
- the LOC123222517 gene encoding PLASMODESMATA CALLOSE-BINDING PROTEIN 5-like, with the protein MFRCENFTFFLLLPLILHAFLLVVRAQNGGLVISTQLWCVAKNNAEDAALQGALDWACGQGGADCSPIQQGGTCYNPSDIQQMASYAFNDYYLKHGMTVESCNFDNSAAVTSLNPSRGSCKFPSSTLKNGNISDSTATTVGTGADSADFSGCRQMARTWFWSFISIYLFFVFTRII; encoded by the exons ATGTTTCGCTGTGAaaacttcactttctttctCCTCCTTCCACTCATTTTGCACGCGTTTTTGTTAGTGGTTAGGGCCCAGAACGGCGGGTTGGTGATATCGACGCAGCTGTGGTGCGTGGCTAAGAACAACGCGGAGGACGCCGCCCTGCAGGGGGCGCTTGACTGGGCCTGCGGTCAAGGGGGAGCGGACTGCAGCCCAATCCAGCAAGGTGGAACCTGTTATAACCCCAGTGATATTCAGCAAATGGCGTCTTATGCTTTTAATGACTATTATTTGAAGCACGGCATGACTGTTGAAAGCTGCAACTTTGATAACTCTGCCGCGGTCACTTCTTTAAACCCTA GTCGAGGAAGCTGCAAATTCCCTAG CTCGACACTGAAGAATGGGAACATTTCAGACTCAACAGCAACGACAGTGGGAACTGGGGCAGATAGTGCAGATTTTAGTGGCTGCAGACAGATGGCTCGCACATGGTTTTggtctttcatttccatttatTTGTTCTTTGTGTTCACCCGAATAATTTGA
- the LOC123222516 gene encoding E3 ubiquitin-protein ligase ATL41-like — translation MSHADDDHDDDPPLFSHKNPSDLNSKIVLAAIVSLSFVVILVIVLHIYARCVLRRQARQRRTPIRSLDLTANPGQSGEPPKTGLDPLIISSLPMFVFKQKDVGDVEVTAIECTVCLSNIENEEMVRLLPNCKHTFHAECIDKWFGSHSTCPICRTEAEPRLQPEAREVPTTTTVAATAPPLELINSTLSCQEGTSNSGGEYSAKMLGSSARLSSFRRILSRDRSSRRLQSCSQEDVVDLERR, via the coding sequence ATGAGTCACGCTGACGATGATCACGATGATGACCCTCCACTTTTCTCTCACAAAAACCCTTCTGATCTCAACAGCAAGATCGTGCTCGCTGCCATCGTTTCATTATCTTTCGTCGTAATTCTAGTTATAGTCCTTCACATCTACGCAAGATGTGTTCTCAGACGCCAAGCCCGACAACGCCGAACGCCTATTCGTAGTCTTGACCTCACCGCTAATCCTGGCCAATCCGGTGAGCCGCCCAAGACCGGCCTTGACCCTTTGATCATTTCCTCCTTGCCCATGTTTGTCTTCAAGCAAAAAGACGTTGGCGATGTTGAGGTCACGGCAATAGAATGCACGGTTTGTTTAAGCAACATTGAAAACGAAGAAATGGTTAGACTTCTGCCAAACTGTAAACACACTTTCCATGCAGAGTGCATAGACAAATGGTTTGGTTCACATTCCACTTGCCCCATCTGCCGCACTGAGGCCGAGCCACGGCTGCAGCCGGAAGCGAGGGAGGTTCCTACTACCACTACTGTCGCAGCCACAGCTCCGCCGTTGGAACTTATAAATTCTACTTTGTCTTGTCAGGAAGGGACCTCGAATAGTGGAGGCGAATACTCTGCTAAAATGTTAGGTTCCAGTGCGAGATTGAGCTCTTTCAGAAGAATACTGAGCAGAGATAGGTCGTCAAGGAGACTTCAATCTTGTTCTCAAGAAGATGTGGTAGATTTGGAGAGACGGTGA
- the LOC123222515 gene encoding sodium/calcium exchanger NCL-like produces MAKRLALFLIPIFYLALSSPAQSLPFRDLSSVMVSDGIQAVEKPTFIQLNSLISSDTCEQTYGFLPCTTSVFGNVFLILVYGYVMFLAAKFLFSGSENLLQILGPGIIGGLFLPVLSSVPDAAIILASGLSGSTETAQSQVSVGMGLMAGSIIMLLTILWGSCLVVGKCDIEGSTAVDLKDTKRFSLTGSGVSTDIWTSYAARIMVISVIPFIIVQLPQYFLTAASSSHLVILISLILSVSCVFSYCLYQVFQPLIQKRRIAYLRHKRVISGILKQLRSDTLGRFFTDDGLPNINVIQKLFSIIDKDSDGKLSAKELRAVIVGIQFEETDMNINEAVEQLLEDMDKSHDSFIDIHEFVAGISRWLIKAKHSAKWRSGTPKTPEILNDFDQEGRTEYDQLGDETDGVVESTGNCKLKVSKAVLMLLMGTVIAAVCSDPLVDAVDNFSTASSIPSFFVSFIILPFVTSSEVVSTLTFASRKRQRTASLTYSEIYGSVTMSNILSLSVFLGLVYFRQLTWDFSAEVLVILLVCLVTGLIASFRTTFPLWMCLLAYALYPFSLLLVFVLDDVLGWS; encoded by the exons ATGGCAAAGAGGCTTGCACTCTTTCTTATACCCATCTTTTATCTAGCTCTATCTAGCCCTGCACAGAGTCTGCCTTTCAGAGATTTATCCTCTGTTATGGTATCTGATGGAATCCAGGCTGTTGAGAAGCCAACATTCATCCAACTTAACAGCTTGATATCATCAGATACCTGCGAGCAAACCTATGGATTTTTGCCATGCACCACCTCTGTCTTCGGCAATGTTTTCCTTATTCTTGTCTATGGCTACGTGATGTTCCTGGCTGCCAAGTTTTTGTTCAGTGGAAGTGAAAACTTGCTGCAAATTCTCGGTCCTGGCATTATTGGTGGTCTATTCTTGCCTGTGTTGAGCTCTGTTCCTGATGCAGCAATCATCCTCG CTTCTGGACTATCTGGGAGCACGGAAACTGCTCAAAGTCAGGTGTCTGTTGGAATGGGCTTGATGGCTGGATCAATAATTATGCTTTTAACTATATTGTGGGGCTCGTGTCTTGTGGTCGGCAAGTGTGACATTGAAGGTTCCACTGCAGTAGATTTAAAAGATACTAAAAGATTCAGCTTAACTG GGTCTGGGGTGAGCACTGATATTTGGACCAGCTATGCTGCAAGAATAATGGTTATATCTGTCATCCCATTTATAATTGTCCAATTACCACAATATTTCCTCACGGCAGCTTCCAGTAGTCATTTAGTAATCCTGATTTCACTTATCCTCTCCGTTTCTTGTGTGTTTTCTTATTGCCTATATCAG GTATTCCAGCCATTGATTCAGAAGAGAAGAATTGCATATCTAAGGCATAAGCGTGTAATCTCGGGAATTTTGAAACAGTTGAGATCGGATACACTGGGAAGGTTCTTTACAGATGATGGTCTACCTAATATAAATGTCATACAAAA GTTATTCAGCATAATCGATAAGGATTCAGATGGAAAACTATCTGCTAAGGAATTGAGGGCTGTGATAGTAGGAATCCAATTCGAAGAGACAGATATGAACATCAATGAAGCTGTTGAACAACTTCTGGAAGACATGGATAAATCACATGATTCATTTATCGATATTCATGAGTTTGTTGCTGGAATCTCAAGATGGCTTATTAAGGCTAAACATTCTGCTAAATGGCGTAGTGGAACTCCCAAGACTCCAGAAATTTTGAATGACTTTGATCAG GAAGGAAGGACAGAGTACGATCAGCTGGGGGATGAGACTGATGGGGTAGTGGAAAGCACTGGAAACTGCAAATTGAAAGTCTCCAAAGCAGTATTGATGCTGCTTATGGGAACTGTTATTGCTGCTGTGTGCTCCGATCCTCTAGTAGATGCAGTTGACAACTTCTCAACTGCGTCGAGCATTCCTTCTTTCTTCGTTTCATTTATCATTTTACCATTTGTTACCTCCAGTGAGGTAGTTTCAACTCTAACTTTTGCCAGCCGGAAGAGGCAGAGAACTGCATCCTTAACATACTCAGAG ATATATGGATCTGTGACCATGAGCAATATCCTTTCCCTGTCAGTGTTTCTGGGTCTTGTTTACTTTCGACAGTTGACATGGGACTTTTCAGCAGAAGTATTAGTAATTCTACTTGTTTGCTTAGTGACGGGCCTCATTGCAAGCTTTCGCACAACCTTTCCACTTTGGATGTGTTTGTTGGCCTATGCGCTTTATCCATTCTCGTTGCTGTTGGTGTTTGTTCTTGACGATGTTTTAGGTTGGTCTTGA